From Astyanax mexicanus isolate ESR-SI-001 chromosome 16, AstMex3_surface, whole genome shotgun sequence, one genomic window encodes:
- the adgrg3 gene encoding adhesion G-protein coupled receptor G1: protein MRGLCFLVVFIFSFFSMALNQQGDISMFSDVSNECHKVLGECQSKQNIVRCLETKMKNCTLVKKLPRRLPRNFYWDTVASTSEATVTTKDGHVIRVPPEAVQRSMGGQQNSSQVHLTVSVLNHSLFKAPSENGSTHEQVLGVWLGEQDVHNLLNPVRMVFVNVNQTGRGECVYWEMSNNSEQGSWSTKGCNTTRNGTDFICECDHLSFFAVLISPNEPDHVDVQRLVYISYVGSSCSVICTAVIIIMFLCQRKRKAEHSVVIHLQLAASLFLLHVFFLSSTFWSQEKDAVCKSLGILLHWALQVTFTWTAIEGFHLYLLLVRVFNIYIRRYVLKLSLVGWGVPTAIVVVCGVTGAYGRFTLTERASNTTVAMDLCWVTNKAVRYITVNGYLGLVLLFNVAILAVMVVKMRQLRVRSVQAGDRVRRIWKDWVTVLGLSCVLGLPWGLAFTTHGPQSISLLGIYLFTILNGFQGVLMLLWFISITWKSVREEQQSTKDLTLSNLNS, encoded by the exons ATGAGGGGACTATGTTTTCTTGtcgtttttatattttctttcttctctatGGCATTGAATCAGCAAG gTGATATCAGTATGTTCTCTGATGTTTCCAATGAGTGCCATAAGGTTCTGGGTGAGTGCCAGTCAAAGCAAAATATTGTTAG GTGCCttgaaacaaaaatgaaaaactgcACTCTAGTCAAAAAACTACCCAGACGTCTTCCCAGAAACTTTTACTGGGATACTGTGGCTTCCACTAGTGAG gcaACAGTGACAACAAAAGATGGACATGTTATTCGTGTTCCTCCAGAAGCTGTCCAGCGAAGCATGGGGGGACAGCAGAACAGTAGCCAAGTGCATCTAACTGTATCTGTACTCAACCACAGCCTTTTTAAG GCACCTTCAGAGAATGGATCTACTCATGAGCAGGTCTTAGGAGTCTGGCTTGGTGAACAAGATGTCCACAACCTTTTGAATCCTGTTAGGAtggtctttgtgaatgtgaatcag ACTGGCCGTGGAGAATGTGTTTACTGGGAGATGTCAAACAATAGTGAACAAG GCAGCTGGAGCACAAAGGGCTGCAATACCACCAGAAATGGTACAGATTTTATCTGTGAATGTGATCATCTCAGCTTCTTTGCAGTGCTGATA AGCCCTAATGAGCCGGACCATGTGGACGTTCAGCGTCTGGTGTACATCTCATACGTTGGCTCATCATGTTCTGTGATTTGCACAgctgtcatcatcatcatgtttCTGTGCcagag GAAGAGGAAAGCAGAACATTCAGTCGTTATTCATCTGCAGCTGGCCGCCTCGCTGTTTCTGCTGCACGTCTTCTTCCTGTCCAGTACGTTTTGGTCTCAGGAGAAAGATGCAGTCTGTAAGTCTCTGGGGATCCTGCTGCACTGGGCCCTGCAGGTCACGTTCACCTGGACGGCTATCGAAGGCTTCCATCTGTACCTGCTGCTGGTGCGTGTCTTCAACATCTACATCAGGAGATACGTCCTCAAACTGAGCCTGGTGGGCTGGG GTGTTCCGACAGCTATCGTGGTGGTCTGTGGCGTGACTGGTGCATATGGAAGGTTCACCTTAACAGAACGTGCCAGCAATACCACAGTAGCCATGGACCT TTGCTGGGTCACCAATAAGGCTGTGAGGTACATAACAGTGAACGGCTATCTGGGCTTGGTGCTGCTCTTCAACGTAGCTATCCTGGCAGTGATGGTGGTGAAGATGAGGCAGCTGAGGGTGCGGAGCGTCCAGGCTGGAGACAGAGTGAGGCGGATATGGAAGGACTGGGTCACTGTGCTGGGGCTTAGCTGTGTTTTGGGGCTTCCCTGGGGGCTGGCGTTCACCACGCATGGACCCCAGTCTATCAGCCTACTGGGAATTTACCTCTTCACCATCCTCAACGGCTTTCAGG GTGTTTTGATGTTGCTGTGGTTTATATCCATTACCTGGAAGTCAGTTCGGGAAGAGCAACAGTCAACAAAGGACCTCACCCTGAGCAACCTCAACTCATGA
- the sinhcafl gene encoding SIN3-HDAC complex associated factor, like encodes MFGFHKSKIYRSHEGCCICKTKSSSSRFTDSSRYEENFRLCFGLSEERVGDICNACVLLVKRWKKLPLGSKKNWNHVVDARAGPGFKLTKPKKVKNIDGKKKSKLKKLHKFKRQNSDAHSTTSSMSPSQSPSHSNQSDEGSDIETKQRRPTPAGFSFLDLSYWKRQKVCCGIIYKGRFGEVIIDPRLFKPCCSTKERAALAPASASPTSETLPSPPLPEVLKETR; translated from the exons ATGTTTGGGTTTCATAAATCCAAGATTTATCGCAGTCATGAGGGCTGCTGTATCTGCAAAACCAAGTCTTCCAGCTCCAGGTTTACAGATAGCAGCAGATACGAGGAAAACTTCAGACTCTGCTTTGG tttatctgAGGAGAGAGTTGGAGATATCTGCAACGCCTGTGTTCTGCTGGTGAAAAGATGGAAAAAGTTACCTCTTGGATCCAAGAAGAACTGGAATCAT gTTGTGGATGCAAGAGCTGGGCCTGGATTCAAGCTGACAAAacccaaaaaagtgaaaaatattgaTGGGAAGAAGAAAAGCAAACTGAAGAAGCTGCATAAATTTAAACGACAAA ATTCTGATGCCCACAGCACTACATCCAGCATGTCCCCCTCTCAGTCTCCCAGCCACAGTAACCAATCTGATGAGGGGTCAGACATCGAGACCAAGCAGAGGCGTCCAACACCTGCTGGCTTCTCCTTCCTCGATCTGTCCTACTGGAAAAG GCAGAAAGTGTGCTGTGGGATCATCTACAAAGGGCGATTCGGCGAGGTCATTATCGATCCTCGCCTTTTCAAGCCCTGCTGCAGCACCAAGGAGCGAGCAGCGCTGGCGCCCGCCTCGGCCTCTCCGACCTCGGAAACGCTGCCCTCCCCTCCTCTGCCGGAGGTCTTAAAGGAGACTCGGTGA